The sequence CTCACGTTTTATCTGATTCGGTACGCTGCAGTAGTGGTGCAACCTGAGGAGGTCGTTTTACTTCTTAGCCATGGTCGTTGCCGTGAAGATATTTATACGTCCGGCATTCACTTTCGGCCCTATCTGTGGATACCCGGGCATAGGATTATTCGCATATCGCGCCAACTGGAACACCAGTGTTTCAGAGATATACAAGTAAATGATGCAGTCGGTACCACGCTCCGTATCGATATCTGGATGGATTATAAAGTGTCGAATGCCCGTAAGAGCATGTTCGCTATAGAGTCCTGGCGTACGGCGCTGAATCAATTAGTACCTGATGTGCTGATGACCCAGACCGGACGTGTACGTTTAGAAAATCTGCTATCTGACCGTGAGAGTATCGCTGAATCCGTATTCGAGGGAGTTCGCACTGAAGCGCTTAAATGGGGTGTTTCTATTGCGTCTCTATTTATTCAGGATGTTCGGGTATTGCCAGATATTTCTCGCCAGCTGTCTAGTCTGGTAGCGGCACAGATAGAAATGAAAAAGTCGCATCTGGAAGAAGAAGGCCGCATCAAAATTCAAGTATTGGACGCACAAACGGAGGTTCGCGTCGCAGAACTTCAGGCGCGCGCTAAATCAATGCACCCTATCGGCGTGGCCCGCGCTTACAGTAAGATGGCAGACCATCCAGGCCTGCTGGAAAGATTTCAGGAGCTGTACCAACTTTCCCTTTTGCCTTCAGGCCGGGTCGTTTCTTTTGTCGGTTTTGAGGGCAGTGAAATTGGCCCGCTTGATGCAATGATGATTCCCGTAGAGGACAACGCTGCGAACCACATGGCGCAGGTCTCTAATTACTCTCGCTAAGCACTGCCATACCTGTCGGACCTGCGCGGAGTAAAACCTCTGTCCGCCTCTCAGGTTAAAAATAAGAGGCGGACTACCGATAAACCTGAAATGCCGTATAGAGACTTCAAAGTAAGACAAATACTTCGATGCGGTGCTTAGGGCGTCCAATACGAACAGATTTTCTAGCACCTACATGACAAGTTGCCGTCAACAAGAGCAATAACTTAAGCTTTTGCCAGTTCTACCGCAATAGCCGAAGTGATTCGGGCATCTTCAACGCCAATATGCGGTGCAAAACGGCCAACTACCTGACCTTGTCGGTTAATCAAAAACTTTTCAAAATTCCATAAAACCTGTGGCGCTGGTGCCAGATCCAAGTTGTGTTTTTTCATCATCTCAAGAAAATCATCAGCGCCTTCAGTCTCTGGGAATGCCTCAGTTAGTGCAGCATAAAGCGGGTGCTGATCCTCACCGAGTACAGATATCTTGGAGAAAATAGGGAAACTGACACCATAGTTGAGTGAACAAAACTCTGCGATTTCTTTATCGGTTGCCAACTCCTGCTCGCGGAAATTTCCTGCAGGGAAGCCAAGAATAGACAGACCCGCTTCGTGCTTGTCGCGGTACATTTTTTCCAACTCAGCATACTGAGGCGTCAATCCGCATTTGGAAGCTACATTCACCACCAGGACAACCTGTCCCTGATAGTCTGACAAAGAGGCAGAACTGCCATCTGGACGTGAGAGGGGGATCTGCGTCAACGATTGCGTATTGTCCATCTTGTGGGAATCCTTTTTGGCGATTGTAGAGTAATGCTTTACTCAGGTTGAGGATGTCGTACGTGTCTCTGCTGATTTTAGCGCAGAATACCAAAGAGCGTCTTGCTCAGAGCCCTACGGAATAGTCGCCGATAAGGTGCTGGATAAATGGAGAGACTTAAACTGCGAGTGGAATTATGACTCGCCTTCGATGGTCGTTGTCTCATAGGCACATTGCACATAAGTCATGCGCCCACCAGCCAGCATGAGCGCACAAAACATATTCAGATCGACGATTTCTGGAACTGAAAACCATAACGCGAGTTCTGTAAAAACTGCGTCATTGATCGCCATATAATCTCCAGAAAATAATTCGGCATAACGTAACGCAGCGCACTCCGATGCGTTAAAGCGATCACTGTCACTCGTCAAACAAGCGATGTCATCCTCAGATACGTTGTCAGTTTTGCGCGCTAACTGACAGGCCGTGCAGGTTGTGATAGAGGCGATCCGCAACCGAAACAGTTTCCGCAGGCGGCTGTCGAGCAGTGGATGATTATGTAGCTGATCAAGCGTACTAAGCCATGCCAGCGCAGCGTCTGGTCGGTGGCCCCATACTTGCACTGGGATCGTGGAAATCAGCATTCGACTTGCTTTGCCGCGCTCCCTGGCTTCGCGCAGCGGTTGTGGCAAATCATCCAACGATACCGGTGCAATCCGCGACATCTTTTTCTCTCTCGCTTTACGCCACTCGTTCGATGATCGTCGCCGTACCGTTTCCACCAGCGCAGCGAATGGTTTGCAAGCCAAACCGTGCATTGCGGCGCTCAAGTTCATGCAACGTACTAGCCATAATCCTTGCTCCGCTCGCACCGAGTGGATGCCCCAATGCAATCACCCCACCATTCACATTGAGACGATCATGTGACACACCAAGTTCACGCATCCATATTAACGGCACCGGAGCAAAGGCCTCATTCACCTCAAATAGGTCGATATCGTCCAATGTTAAACCCGCTTTTTCCAATACCTTGCGGGTTGCGGCAATCGGACCGGTCAGCATCAATGTCGGATCTGAGCCGACCGTTGTAACGGCACGAATACGGGCCCGGGCCTTGAGGCCAAGACTCTTCGCTTTATCGGCTGACATGATAAGCAATGCTGCTGCGCCATCCGAAATTTGCGATGCATTACCCGCTGTAATACGGCCGCCTTCTGGACGGAAGCTGGTCTTAGAGTCGTTAATGATGGTGGTCCTGGAGGTTACCTGCGCGGAGACTTCTCGCTAACAATGTTCGTCAGCACACCAATGCCCTCAACTGCTGCTTCTACAACATCCCCCGGATTGAGGAAACGCCCCGTTCCCATCCCAACACCTGCTGGTGAACCGGCGGGAAATTCATCCCGCGTAACGATCCACGGATCGACGCCGGTGGTGGCATCCTGACTTTTAGCGGCGGACAAATCCATACCGATACCGGGAGGCCCGCTATGCTGCAAATCCCGTGCGCTGACATCGTTGCCGACCGTATAACCCAATACGCTCGAAAGCGAATCGTCGTGATCGATCGTATCCGACCCAATCACCACCACCAACTCGACTTCATGATCGAGCTGATCAGTTAAAGGAGGGAACCGAATCTGATCTTGCGCGCCAATCAAAGCGCCATACGATTTCAAAAATGCGAAGGGTTGAGCGGGCGCTTTCAGGCCAAATTCAACCAAATGCTTAGCGTAATTTGCGCCTGCGACCCCGACCCGATTAACGCGCTCAATCGGTGGCAACAGAAGCACCGATGACAACGCCAGCACAGCGCCAGTAAAGCGCAGCGCCGACTGACCTTCCCCTCGCGTAATACGCGGCGCCCACTCGCTGAACTCGCCAGAGATGGGCGTGACAGTGCCCGTGCCCGTATCGACTAACGCCCAAAACGGCGCGCCACTATCCGTGCAGCGGGCGACCTTCATGCTGCTTTTACCAATGGCGTGACACTGCCAATTTTAGCTGGATCCAGATGCAATAACTC is a genomic window of Glaciimonas sp. CA11.2 containing:
- a CDS encoding SPFH domain-containing protein; this encodes MESFSYFLFFSSFVIAAFILLLTFYLIRYAAVVVQPEEVVLLLSHGRCREDIYTSGIHFRPYLWIPGHRIIRISRQLEHQCFRDIQVNDAVGTTLRIDIWMDYKVSNARKSMFAIESWRTALNQLVPDVLMTQTGRVRLENLLSDRESIAESVFEGVRTEALKWGVSIASLFIQDVRVLPDISRQLSSLVAAQIEMKKSHLEEEGRIKIQVLDAQTEVRVAELQARAKSMHPIGVARAYSKMADHPGLLERFQELYQLSLLPSGRVVSFVGFEGSEIGPLDAMMIPVEDNAANHMAQVSNYSR
- a CDS encoding glutathione peroxidase, whose protein sequence is MDNTQSLTQIPLSRPDGSSASLSDYQGQVVLVVNVASKCGLTPQYAELEKMYRDKHEAGLSILGFPAGNFREQELATDKEIAEFCSLNYGVSFPIFSKISVLGEDQHPLYAALTEAFPETEGADDFLEMMKKHNLDLAPAPQVLWNFEKFLINRQGQVVGRFAPHIGVEDARITSAIAVELAKA
- a CDS encoding carboxymuconolactone decarboxylase family protein, with the translated sequence MSRIAPVSLDDLPQPLREARERGKASRMLISTIPVQVWGHRPDAALAWLSTLDQLHNHPLLDSRLRKLFRLRIASITTCTACQLARKTDNVSEDDIACLTSDSDRFNASECAALRYAELFSGDYMAINDAVFTELALWFSVPEIVDLNMFCALMLAGGRMTYVQCAYETTTIEGES
- a CDS encoding fumarylacetoacetate hydrolase family protein codes for the protein MKVARCTDSGAPFWALVDTGTGTVTPISGEFSEWAPRITRGEGQSALRFTGAVLALSSVLLLPPIERVNRVGVAGANYAKHLVEFGLKAPAQPFAFLKSYGALIGAQDQIRFPPLTDQLDHEVELVVVIGSDTIDHDDSLSSVLGYTVGNDVSARDLQHSGPPGIGMDLSAAKSQDATTGVDPWIVTRDEFPAGSPAGVGMGTGRFLNPGDVVEAAVEGIGVLTNIVSEKSPRR